The Papaver somniferum cultivar HN1 chromosome 6, ASM357369v1, whole genome shotgun sequence genome segment atgtaatcagcaaatcaaacagatagaaatctgtgagcctgattattatgtgaaacaacttgaacggtaccaaagaccaatattcaagtgtcaatcaatttataacaacaaccaaaaggttggattatctaattaatttaactacgcacaacctgtgatatttcaattatatataaaatataatgcggaaaagaaataacacagacaccaaaaattttgttaacgaggaaatcgcaaatgcagaaaaaccccgatacttagtccatatttgaacaccacactgtattaagtcgctacagacactagcctactccaagttaacttcagactggaatgtagttaagccctaaccaatctcacacggatcaaggtacagtctcgttccttacgcttctgaatccaagcaggactctgcgcacttgattctcttagctgatctcacccacaactaagagttgctacgacccaaagtcgaagacttgataaaccaatctgtctcatacagaaaagtctattgaatagataagtctgtctcccacagaaatacctatgagttttgttcgtcttttgattaatcaaggtgaacatgaaccaattgatacaccgacttatattcccgaagaacaacctagtaatatcaatcacctcacaataacttaatcgtatagtagcgaaagaggatattgcgaaatcacaaatgatgagatggagatgtttgtgactactttttatattgcctatcggagattaaatctcgagaaaatcttagagaagatagtactcaatacgatagaatatagaaagatcagaacacgcaactacagagaaaatagttgggactggcttcacaatcccaatgaaatctttaagtcgttaacctaatggttttagaaaaacctaggttaaaggagaattgaatctAGTCTCAACTAGATTCACACagggtggggattaggtttctcagttgctagagttctcccttatatagtctccgaatcagggtttacaatcaatgctaccttggtaacaaagcattcaatattcaccgttagatgaaaaccttagagtcaacctaatatctttcaaccgttagatcgaacttagcttgttacacacaaatgaaatgtgaattcattagatatgagtaaccgtacctacacgtgtgcacatagttggatcaacaatagttaaccaaagctagccatatgaacactttcatatcaaccttgttcatcttaatcacaactagttcaaatgactcaaatgaaactagttctagagttgttcaattgtttatattctcatagaagtatacaagacacaattgaagcaaaatcgattttgattcactcgaatcaattcatgaacattatagccacggtttgcaaaagattgcattccttattatataaatgtattagttcatgaacaaaccgattttagaacataccctactcaagtatgcatatgggtacgcatacctaagtggcctgACTaaatttgggttcgccagtatgcaaacaggtacgcataccaccaaactcagttaagtcccggaacttgaaactcacgccagtacgcataccggtatgcataaaAAATTCTCGGACTTTTGTTAACcgaccagtacgcatacgggtatgcatactatggttcccgaacttggaataacttgcaaaatTTAGCATACAAgaacgcatactgtgctatatccaatcatggttatttgttctaaactcccatttcaatcattgaaacattcttagaagacgacaatagttgtctcacacaaattattagcttcaaagcaattttcaagtgatcgaatgtgaaaagacgagggtaccccattatacctcaatctaaaaaaattccacctataagtcctttctcctaaagtgattgtctatggattgagtcgagacaatacaactaatctgtTCATAcgaagtgtgatcgtctatgaatacgagatcgagacaatatgacattaagataacttgtgtgattgactatggatacaagatcgagacaatacaacaacgaagtatgtttacttgataaatggttcggacttaaccaaacacaatatgattactttcaagtaaataggaattaacatttgcgtattttacttctaattataataaaaacaattataattgcggaaatagaaaagtaaaagacacggcaaggttttgttaacgaggaaaccgcaaatgcggaaaaaccccgggaccttgtccagaattgaatactctcaggattaagccgctatacaaaatcaaaccaacttcgtatagttgaaccaagcaactaaacctatagttcacctggttccgtctgtattcccacgcctccaacttgtaagaagtcacgtacttggaacaattcctttggttcgtcttccaaacagtaaaggaacaacaaatttgatgggtaacaactcttttcaaccaagtgatatgagttcgacaaaaggctcttccgtttatcccaataaactccttttttcagttccttagatctatctaataacaactaccaaagtaattgtcaagattttgcaatcaatactttgaatcataaagaattgtattgatgtcgatctacttaactaatcaatccaatctaccacaaggataaaccgattataattggattctctttaaccgaaacaagtattatgcacaccaaagattatgaactcaaatcgtaaatcttcttcgtcttcaaatcttcttagatcttcactaaacacctgcacacaatcaacttgaatctcttgtgatcaatcacgcacagaacggagtttgttaacaatggattatcacaagacgtctttagatctacaaacagtctaaagatccccgtcgaaacttcaatctagtttgagtgaatcttatatcagaagaaaagattctcaagcataaacaaactaggtgcaaccaaagttcaacaaactgttagtcaatcaaatcaatcgaaaactaataataaatcgcaattatctagtttcccaccaacggtactaatagagcttctcaatcccaaagaagtctttaaactgagctcTGAGGattaggcggctccaccagtaacaacacaactaggtagttttgctggctctgagggttagtttgctcgaaatgcaaactttgatatttatagaccaaggaagtttggacaccaaggaatttccaaaaccgaaaatattctcaagatatgcaatatattccaaattcggtttccataattcctggaaatgctttgtccaaacattaaatggaaatctcttagaaaatatccaactagtaaatgcacattactaattttccattttccaaaaataaataaaaaccttgattaaaagattctcaacttattttccgatccgggattttcctttagctattaaggaatatctttgagcaataaaagataagtgttactgcacatgttcaaagtatgtcaacatctttactttgtaagtcctttttcatacttacaatcttgaaatcgatttgccacacttccaaacaagtttagaattggttcatctgactttcaagaactatgtgattgattaagaacactcagtcacaaaacatgggtttcacggttctaccaaaacaagtttcggttctgcctccatgtgagtactgtatttagtcacactagctttccaaaatttcggttgactaggtactaggatcggttcccacatatatatggtatctaacttgtatttgttgcacatgtccataggatcggttcccaatatctaaaaacgtgttgcacatgttcataggatcagttcccaatatctatacgtgttgcacctcttacaaggatcgattcccctattgtgatcggttgcagctcttattaggatcggttcccctttgcctagagttggtcataccaataacactaaatcgatcataccatatcaggtgattacttaagatcgatttcactaataaaagtcataccaatacaaaagtcaggccttgtcaatagttttaccaagaacataaacaagtcatgagaggttatactaatcacacatattggtagttcaaaagatatggaatgaataacaATAAAAAGAAGCCTactgatttccctttcgattcacaaaacaagttcatgaatttacttcctttagacgaatgtaaaacattgtttcctaggatgaaatcttcacctcatacccatatataatcacgatagcattcaaacgattatgtcgatgtcttatatacgaagttcaaaagataagcgttatacttcgtattgtattccttaatactacgtttaactagagtataatcattcatgcttcgcagttatgttttcaatatgcacgacttgaaagatacgttaaggaacgaaacagttcaagtcaaatatcactaacctcaagtggaaggatgatgttgtcgttgtagctccttacttctccacttcttcaagtcttcgtaatacttgtaatgtctcatatcctaatactttcaagctaacctatacgaagttgaatctagtacataatcaagtgactctttaaatgagttttggttcactaaaatatgacaaccaaacttgacataccaacgcttggtgggttcaaccgacctatgctctaacaatctccccctttgtcaattttagtgacaaagctcttacatcatatggataaacaaattacaagaattcattacacatacgcttgatttccgaattcaacaacacaataacctgtatacattcaatccataaatgccgttgttgacattataataacaaagctaatactccccctaaaggtaagataggtatattttatcaatccgcacgtctttgttattcctttgttgtacatataactacaagtatcatatgatatgctactccctcttagtctatgctttactctttcgttagataaacgtttaagcaccaatgtcctttcccttagtgataccaattaatataaatcaataccagtatcacttttttactccatatatttctccctctttttgtcacaaaatgacaaaggtatgagcaaataaaggacaaaccgaaaggatcttacaaatctcacaagacttgcaacctatagagttaagcacgagggttccacacatcatttttgatagccaatatcaaaactgaaactacaaagtaattttgttttgatatgttaccaaggaaacaattgcccgaagcaattttccctaatagtttagaaaaccaaaaatcgactaagcaccttagttcctttgctaaaccgattgtataaatacaatcgcttgttcgataagaccaaaataaagataactctatttttctcatcaggttctaattatccatataacttagacctttcacttttaaacaagacaagtactaggttagttaactagcacttcttgttaaggcattcgattagacttgaataaccgaaacctccactttgataagtctaactaagatcaaaattaacttagtttctcttatccggaatcgaattggactaaacaattcatcccgaaaaccttttctttggttaagccataaacaattcatacaaaccaaataaataaacttgcataattattctcctcaaccggaagcaattgaaacaacatagacatttaaagcaccgcaattgcaccgaaattttgtaagcctaaacgattgataccaaacaataaagcaagataacaatagtttttcttaaccggaaacaattgaatcacacacacatccatacacaaataatggaataaaacatcaattgtatcgaaattttgctaagcaaaagcaataaatatacgcaatataaataaggcttttcttaaacaggaaaacgtttaactaacaaagtcgttacctcaaatttcacatcctcttctccaatatgtttgcatcttctttccaggtagaattgataccgaaatatcattatgttgtcatccttatgcaaaacaaaagaataacaacaaccaacctttaccagagaaaggttgaaaaccggtttttaactattgcaagaaaaagttgaaaaccccgaaacacatatgcttttatgctaaaccaaacgattcaacatattgtgactttttcacatattgtttcaatcagaacccctcatgatcctttgataaagcctaccaacatgggctaaaacttaatcctgctaaaccaacaagtcacccaaaccataagggttctcaACATATGATATAGAATAttaaggttagaaaaccgaaatcaaacatcccataaacatacatagcaataagataaagcattcaagcacaggctatgtaaactgaAAACTATTTATTaaccaataattttattcataatagacctattacaatcattgaaagaaagaaaattgatgtctattttcctggattaagtattatAACATATaaattaatctctagtggtgctcgtGTTGTTCACCGAgatttcttcagtgttcaaacttttgaagcatgtctcaaaagactttttttttatgcaaaagaGATTGTATTGATTTAATGGTGGATTAAAGCAATATCCTGATCAACCCATTCCTGAATGTCCCGGGGAAGATCATTCTGAAAAACAAAACCGTATTTTAAGGTCCTAGCTCTCTTAGCTATCTTGTCTACAACTCCATTGATTTCTCTCTTGACAGACACACATTTTCAACTGCTAATTTTGCTTAAAAGAAACTTAATGTCTAAAATCAATGACTGATTCATCCAATGAACATAGGATGTAGGTTTATTGATTGACTTTATTAGGACTTGACTATCAGACTCAAAAATAACACTAGAAATATTTCTTGAAACTGCAAGAGTAGCTGCTGCTTTCATAGCTCTGCATTCCAGCTCCTCCACTTCAATTCCAGCCTTCATTCCTCCATCAAAATATTCTCCTTGGACACCAATGCATCTACCTGCATAATTTCTATCTTAAAAGATGCATCAAAATtgatcttaacaaaatttctatcTGGAGGTTTCCATCTCAATTATAGCACATTAACATTAGAACTAGAAGTTGAATTTTGAGAAACAAGCTTATTAATACAGTATAAAGACTAAGTTCTATTAGGGTTAATATTCTGAAAATTTTTAGAACATCTATCCTTCCAGATAGTCCACACTGCCACCATAAGAAGTTTATTTATTTCATGTCTTGTAATCCCTGCACCAAAAACAATGTTATTCCTTGCAGAAAACCAGGAAATGACCCAACTTCTGAAAGAAGAATGCTGAGCTATAACATTACTTACATTGATATTCAAAGCCAACCAAATAGATCTAGCATAAGGACACTCAATAAAGAAATGATTACTAGACTCATTAGGTTGGTTACACAAACTGCAATATAGTTCAAAGCCATGCTTATATCTAGAGAGTTTATCTCTTGTAGGAACTATATCCTTTTTACACTTTCAGACAAATAACTTTACTTTATGAGGAATTTTAACCTTCCACAAAACTTTCCAGACTTGAGAAGAAACATTCTGAACAACAGCAGTGGGATTAGGTAATTTAAACAAAACATTATAAGCACTTTTGACTGAAAATTGACCATTTCTGTCAGGTAACCAAATAAGAGTATCTTCACCAATAGCAGGGACATCCATAGAAATAATTTTGGTTGCAGATTCAGCGTCAATCAGATAATAAACTAGGTGAGTATTCCAAGTCCTAGTTCCTAAATGAAAAAGATCTAAAATATTAGAATAAGACAATGTATTAACAAGACCTTCATAAGGAATGGGTGGATGATCTAAACCAATAACCCAACAATCCAGCCATATTTTGGTTCTAGTGCCACATATGATATCCCAAAAACTATGTTGCTTAATAAAGTCAATACTTCTATAAATACCCCACCAAATCCAGGAACAGTTTTCATTGAGTTTCTGCAAATGGAGAATACTACTGTTATAGAAATACTTAGCACTCAAAATTTGGACCCATAATTCCTCATGCTCTGTGACAATTTTACATACCAACTTACAGATAAGAGTAATGTTAAAAGTTTCAAGGTCCCTAAAACCTAGACCTCCTAACTCCTTAGCCTTATTGATATTATCCCAGGCTATAAATTTAATACCTTTCTTTGCCTTATGACCCCACCAAAAATTCATCTGCAGAGAATCTAATTTTTCTAACAGAGTAGTAGGGATCTTAAAACAACCCATTTGATAAGTAGGTAAAGAGTTTAAAACAGACTTAACGAGAGTAGACCTACCAGCTTGATTAAGGGTAGTACTAACATAGTTTTTAAGTCTAGCTTCAAAAGATTAAACTATAGGATCAAAAAAAATTACCTTAGAATGTCCCAGTAATAAAGGAGCACCAAGATATTTCTCATTATCATTTATAACTGCCATATTAAGAGCTTGAGAAAAATTATCACATTCATGAGGACTAAGATTTTTACTAAAGTAAACACAAGACTTATCAAAATTGAGCATTTGACCAGATAAGTTTCCAAAATTCTGCAGAATCTGTAAAATGGCATTAATATGCTGAGTGTTAGCTTGACCAAATATCAgaatatcatcagcaaataaCAAGTGAGAAATGGGAGGAGCTCTCCTAGAAACCTTAACACCAGTGATGATTTTATTTGTTTCAGCACCTATAAGAGATCTAGAAAGATATTCCATAACAAGGATAAAAAGATAAGGAGAAAagaggatctccttgtcttatACCTCTAGTTGGTTTAAATTGCTCACAGGGAGAACCATTTAGGAGAACATTGATACTAGTAGTAGAGACACATTGCATAATGAGATCACAAAATTCCTTactaaaaccaatttttttttaaaaccttaataagaaaactccattctaatctatcaaaagcttttgatagatcaagtttAATTGCCATAGTACCAGAAAAACCTTCCTTGTGTTTCATGGAGTGGATCAATTCATGAGCAATAATGATATTGTCATGAATTGCTCTACCTGGGACAAAAGCAGCTTGGTAAGGAGAACTCAACTTCTTAAGAAAAGGCTTAAGTTTATTAGCAAGAATTTTAGATATGATTTTGTATGAAGCATTACATAAACCAATGGGCCTAAATTCAAATGGTTGTTTTGGAGTTTTGTATTTAGGAATAAGGCAAATATAAGTCCTATTTAAACATCTAGGCATTTGACCACTAGTAAAAAATCTTTGCACAACATCAACAATATCCTTACCAACTAACTGCCATTGAGTTTGATAAAAACCTGCTTGAAAACCATCAGGACCAGGAGAGCTCCAAGAAGGCACATGCTTAACcttattttcaatttcaatttcagtaggAATAGAATGCAGCATAATATTATCAGAATCAGTAATCAGTTTAGGAATAACATCAAAAGCATCATCAGGCATTATAGGATTAGAAGTACTGGCAACAGTCCTAAAATGGTTAGTGAGTAAGTTGTTAATCCCATCTCTGTCTCTATACCAGTTaccactagtatcacatagagcATTAATAGTGTTAACATGCAATCTTTTGTTTACTATGGAATGAAAATACCTTGTGTTATTATCCATATCAAAAGTAGATTTATCCATagatttttctttataaaacTCAGACTGAATTTTATACCGTTTTTCCAGATCATTAACAATAGTCTTAACTCTATTATGCTGAAGATTATAACTAGGACCATTCTAAGCTATTTGCAATTCATTTtgcaaattgttaatatttttctgaatatcaCCAAATTCCATTCTATTCCACTGAGACAAAGAAATTCTAGAACTATGTTGCTTTTGACTCAATTTATAAGCAGGACTAccatgaacatcaacattccaagaCTGATCAATAGTATTCTTAAAATTGCTATGTTCTATCCATGTTCTGAAAAATTTGAAAGGCTTCAATAAGTTCTTAGGGATGGGATCAGTAATAAGTAAAACAAGACAGTGGTCGGAAGCAACAAAGTTTAAGTGCAGAATTTTTGCAGTAGCAAAGCTGAAAGTCCAGTCATTATTGCTAAGGGCCATATCAAGTCTAGCTTTCCTAGAACCAGTCCCATAAGAGTTACTAGTCCAGGTATAATCTTTTCCTTCATAGCCTATATCTATCAATCCTGCATCATTGATTCTATTTTGAACCCATTTATCTGAACTATTACTATTACTATCTAAATGAAAATTCAAATCACCTAGAATTAACCAAGGCTGTTGAACATCACTACTAAACTCAGAAATGAAGTTCCATTGAGTTTTTTTAGGCTCAGTGTAAGTAGAATCACACATAAAAGAATTGAGTGCCTTGGGCTTACTAGGACATTATTAA includes the following:
- the LOC113291534 gene encoding uncharacterized protein LOC113291534 encodes the protein MDKSTFDMDNNTRYFHSIVNKRLHVNTINALCDTSGNWYRDRDGINNLLTNHFRTVASTSNPIMPDDAFDVIPKLITDSDNIMLHSIPTEIEIENKVKHVPSWSSPGPDGFQAGFYQTQWQLVGKDIVDVVQRFFTSGQMPRCLNRTYICLIPKYKTPKQPFEFRPIGLCNASYKIISKILANKLKPFLKKLSSPYQAAFVPGRAIHDNIIIAHELIHSMKHKEGFSGAETNKIITGVKVSRRAPPISHLLFADDILIFGQANTQHINAILQILQNFGNLSGQMLNFDKSCVYFSKNLSPHECDNFSQALNMAVINDNEKYLGAPLLLGHSKIPTTLLEKLDSLQMNFWWGHKAKKGIKFIAWDNINKAKELGGLGFRDLETFNITLICKLKLNENCSWIWWGIYRSIDFIKQHSFWDIICGTRTKIWLDCWVIGLDHPPIPYEGLVNTLSYSNILDLFHLGTRTWNTHLVYYLIDAESATKIISMDVPAIGEDTLIWLPDRNGQFSVKSAYNVLFKLPNPTAVVQNVSSQVWKVLWKVKIPHKVKLFV
- the LOC113291535 gene encoding uncharacterized protein LOC113291535, which codes for MCDSTYTEPKKTQWNFISEFSSDVQQPWLILGDLNFHLDSNSNSSDKWVQNRINDAGLIDIGYEGKDYTWTSNSYGTGSRKARLDMALSNNDWTFSFATAKILHLNFVASDHCLVLLITDPIPKNLLKPFKFFRTWIEHSNFKNTIDQSWNVDVHGSPAYKLSQKQHSSRISLSQWNRMEFGDIQKNINNLQNELQIA